CGTATCGCTCTCGTGGGCGCCATCAGCGGCTACAACACCACCGCACCCGCGCCAGGGCCGAACAACCTGTTCCGTGCCGCGACCCACGAGGCGACCCTGCGCGGCATGCTCGTCAGCAGCCACTTCGACCTGTTCCCGGAGTGGATCGGCAAGGCCGCGGGCCTGCTCGCCAACGGCAGCCTGCGCACCGAGCAGACCGTCGTCGAGGGCATCGAGCAGGCGCCCGACGCCTTCCTCGGCGTGCTGCGCGGCGCCAACACCGGCAAGATGCTCGTCCGCCTCAGCGTTTGATGCCGACCCCGCCGAACATGGCCACGTCCTCGACGCCCGCTTCCGCCTCCGCCGCCCCCGCGTGCCACCGGTTGCACGAGACCACTCCGGGGGCGAGGAGGTCCAGGCCCTCGAAGAATCCGACGACCTGCTCGGGGGTGCGCTGCGTCAGCCTGGGCGTGCCGTTCTCGTTCCAGAACGCCACCGCCTCGTCCACGTCGGGCATCTCCGGGCTGGTGATCGTGTGCGAGAGGACCAGATGGCTGCCGGCCGGAAGCGCGTCGAGCAGGCGGCGCACGATGCCGTATGCCTCGGAGTCGTCGTCGATGAAGATGACGACTCCGAGCAGGATCAGCGCGACCGGCCGGTCGAAGTCCAGGGTCTTGGCGGCGTGTTCGAGGATCGTGTCGACGTTGCGCAGGTCCTCGTCGAGGTAGTCGGTCCTGCCCTCGGGGGTGCTGGTGAGCAGGGCGCGTGCGTGGGTGAGGACCAGCGGGTCGTTGTCCACGTAGACGACGCGGGACTCGGGGGCGATCCGCTGGGCGACCTCGTGGGTGTTGTCGGCGGTCGGCAGTCCGGTGCCGATGTCGAGGAACTGCCGGATGCCGCACTCGGTCACGAGGTGGCTCACGGCACGCCCGAGGAACTGCCGGTCGGCCAGCGCGTAGGCGCCGATGCCGGGGTGCAGCGTGCGGATCTGGTCGCCGGCCGCCTGGTCGACGGGGTAGTTGTCCTTGCCGCCGAGCCAGTAGTTCCAGATCCGGGCCGTGTGAGGCTGCGTGGTGTTGATCCTGCTGTCGGCCATGTGCGGTCGCCTCCGAGCACCTCCGGGTCCACCATCGATCAACCGGCAGCGTACTCGCCCGACTTGGGGCCACCGAGGCCGCCCGGGCCGGGGATCAGAGAATCACGTGCGGCACGAACCTCGCGTACTCGTCCGTGATCAGACCCGCCGACTCCCGGATGCCGAGCCCCGCCGCCTCGTTCTCGACGACCCACGCCCCGAGCACCACACGGTTGCCGTCGAAGTCGGGCAGCGGCGCGAACTCCTGGTAGCAGCAAGCCTCTTCCCGCACGGCGGGTTCGGCCGGTTCGGCGCCTGGCTCGTGAACCGTGACTCCGGCGCCTTCGCGGCCCAGGAGGGGCTTGGCTACGTAGCCCCGTCCGGAAGCCAGCTCCCGGGGGCCGTCCAGGTAGGCGGGGAGGAGATTGGGGTGGCCGGGGTACAGCTCCCAGAGGATCGCCAGGAGCGCCTTGTTGGAGAGGAGCATCTTCCAGGCGGGCTCGATCCACAGGGTGGAGCCGGTGCCGCCGCCGTTGTCGAGGGTCTCCAGGACGTGCGGGGCGAAGCGGTCGGTGGTCAGCCACTCCCACGGATAGAGCTTGAAGCAGCTGCGGATGAAGCCGAGTCTCTTGTCGACGAAGCGCCGCGAGAGCCGGTCCCAGCCGATGTCCTCCATGGAGATCGCCTCGGTGTCGAGCCCGGCCTGCTGCGCGGTCTCACGCAGATACGCGACCGTCATCAGATCCTCGCCGAGCTCGTCGCCCGCGGAATGCGCGAAGTACAGCGGGCCGCCGGGCGGGAGCAGGGCGGCCTGCTTCTTCCAGGCGTCCACGAGGCGCTCGTGGAGGGAGTTCCACTGGTCGGCGCCCGGGAAGCGCTCCTCCATCCAGAACCACTGCGGGCTCGCGGCCTCGACCAGGGACGTGGGGGTGTCCGCGTTGTACTCCAGCATCTTGGCCGGGCCGCCGCTCGCGCCCGCGTAGTGGAGGTCGAACCGCCCGTAGAGGGAGGGCAGTTCGGCGCGGCGGTGCCAGGCCTCGGTGACCGCGTCGGCCACGCGGGGGTCCGCGATGCCGAGATCGGCGAGGCGGCCGTGCGTGACGATGTGCTCGGCCGCCGCGAGGCACATCGCGTGCAGTTCCTCGACGACCTCCTCCAGGGCCTCGACCTCGGGGAGCGTGAACGTGTAATAGGCGGACTCGTCCCAGTACGGGCGGAGCGAGTCGTCGGGGTAGCGGGTCAGGGGGTAGATGAGCCCCTGGTCCTCGACCGTCTGCTGCCAGCCGGGACGGGGCGTGGTGGTGTGGCGGTCCATGGTCCGGGATCAGCCGCCGCCACTGCCCGAGCAGCCGAAGCCGTCGCGGTCGACGGCCTCGCTGCGGCTGAAGGTGCCGTAGTCGGCGTAACGGCCGTCGATGTCGGCGTCGTAGTACCACTCGGGGTCCATGCGGCCGGACTTGCCGGTGCCGTAGGAACCGCCGCTGCTCTTACGTCCCTTGCCGTTCGAGGAGTTCGAGGAGGACGAACCGGAACCGCTCTTGCAGTTCTTGTCGGCCACGATCTTGTAGCCGGTGAAGGTGTCGTAGCTGTCGCGGTCCACGCACCGCTTGTCCGGCTCCGAGCCGCACGAGGTCAGGGCCGCCGCGAGGACGCCCATTCCGCCGAGCACGACCGTGCTGGACCGCAGCCTCCGCCGTGGGGCCTTCCGCTCTTCCTGTTCTTCCATCTGTGCTTCCGCTCCCCCGTTGTCGTACGTGTGTCCGTCAGTTGTCCGTCTGTCGTACGTGGTCGGCGATCAGCGTAGGTAAGGGCCCGTGCGCCATGCCAACCGGCTCAGCCGAATCCCTCTCCTCTACAGTCACTTCGTGTCTCTTGGGATGATTTGCGCTCTCGGTTCAGCGGTCTGC
This Streptomyces sp. NBC_01283 DNA region includes the following protein-coding sequences:
- a CDS encoding glutathionylspermidine synthase family protein; the encoded protein is MDRHTTTPRPGWQQTVEDQGLIYPLTRYPDDSLRPYWDESAYYTFTLPEVEALEEVVEELHAMCLAAAEHIVTHGRLADLGIADPRVADAVTEAWHRRAELPSLYGRFDLHYAGASGGPAKMLEYNADTPTSLVEAASPQWFWMEERFPGADQWNSLHERLVDAWKKQAALLPPGGPLYFAHSAGDELGEDLMTVAYLRETAQQAGLDTEAISMEDIGWDRLSRRFVDKRLGFIRSCFKLYPWEWLTTDRFAPHVLETLDNGGGTGSTLWIEPAWKMLLSNKALLAILWELYPGHPNLLPAYLDGPRELASGRGYVAKPLLGREGAGVTVHEPGAEPAEPAVREEACCYQEFAPLPDFDGNRVVLGAWVVENEAAGLGIRESAGLITDEYARFVPHVIL
- a CDS encoding SAM-dependent methyltransferase; translation: MADSRINTTQPHTARIWNYWLGGKDNYPVDQAAGDQIRTLHPGIGAYALADRQFLGRAVSHLVTECGIRQFLDIGTGLPTADNTHEVAQRIAPESRVVYVDNDPLVLTHARALLTSTPEGRTDYLDEDLRNVDTILEHAAKTLDFDRPVALILLGVVIFIDDDSEAYGIVRRLLDALPAGSHLVLSHTITSPEMPDVDEAVAFWNENGTPRLTQRTPEQVVGFFEGLDLLAPGVVSCNRWHAGAAEAEAGVEDVAMFGGVGIKR